Proteins from a single region of Pseudarthrobacter sp. NIBRBAC000502772:
- a CDS encoding heme oxygenase (biliverdin-producing): MTAPLSVLLKQSTSAAHEEAESSPFMGDLLEGRLDAAAVAALTAQLYTVYGAMESVARSEYGADPLLAGFLDPALERTAALEADMAFHYGTGWREQLADGRIVTVPATTAYATLIREHHSAEFMLANHYVRLLGDLSGGQIIHRLVQRHYGIPDDGLNFYLFPGVGKMKQYKDGYRLRLDALALDTDRTEEVLTHAAHAFRLNGDIFADLQSAVGARPQPAA, encoded by the coding sequence ATGACCGCCCCGCTCTCCGTGTTGCTCAAACAGTCCACCAGCGCGGCCCATGAAGAGGCCGAATCGTCCCCGTTTATGGGCGACCTGCTCGAGGGCAGGCTGGACGCAGCCGCCGTTGCTGCCCTCACCGCCCAGCTGTACACGGTGTACGGTGCCATGGAGTCGGTGGCGCGGTCCGAGTACGGTGCTGATCCGCTGCTGGCAGGGTTCCTGGACCCCGCCCTGGAACGGACGGCGGCGCTCGAGGCGGACATGGCGTTCCACTATGGCACCGGCTGGCGGGAGCAATTGGCAGACGGCCGGATCGTCACTGTCCCCGCCACCACGGCTTACGCCACCCTGATCCGCGAACACCACAGCGCCGAGTTCATGCTCGCCAACCACTACGTCCGGCTGCTGGGGGACCTGTCCGGCGGGCAGATCATCCACCGCCTCGTCCAGCGGCACTACGGCATCCCCGACGACGGCCTGAACTTCTACCTTTTCCCCGGCGTCGGGAAGATGAAGCAGTACAAGGACGGCTACCGTCTCCGGCTGGACGCCCTGGCGCTGGACACGGACCGGACCGAGGAAGTGCTGACCCACGCCGCCCATGCCTTCCGGCTCAACGGCGACATTTTCGCGGACCTGCAATCCGCCGTCGGGGCCCGTCCGCAGCCTGCGGCCTGA
- a CDS encoding DedA family protein, translating to MDQFRDLPFGVAAASLFAIVMLRVNATYWIGRGAAVGVEHTRFASSWNGRRAGQAKELVRRWGSFAVTLSFLTIGLQTAVNLAAGAAKMPLRRYLPAAVAGSILWALIYATIGLAAVEAWLALAAGSPWGIVVLGTAAAGLIAWLLVRRRRLSRGSAAEQAAAGNADRLG from the coding sequence ATGGACCAGTTCCGGGACCTGCCCTTCGGCGTGGCGGCGGCCAGCCTTTTCGCCATTGTTATGCTGCGCGTCAACGCGACGTACTGGATCGGCCGGGGAGCGGCAGTAGGTGTTGAGCACACACGGTTCGCTTCCTCGTGGAACGGCCGGCGCGCCGGCCAGGCGAAAGAGCTCGTCCGCCGCTGGGGATCGTTCGCCGTGACGCTGTCGTTCCTGACCATCGGCCTGCAGACTGCCGTCAACCTCGCCGCCGGTGCTGCGAAGATGCCGTTAAGGCGCTACCTTCCTGCCGCCGTCGCCGGTTCCATCCTCTGGGCACTGATCTACGCCACCATCGGGCTCGCCGCCGTCGAAGCCTGGCTGGCGTTGGCGGCCGGCTCCCCGTGGGGAATTGTTGTGCTGGGCACCGCGGCGGCCGGACTCATCGCGTGGCTGCTGGTACGACGGCGGCGCCTGTCGCGCGGGAGCGCTGCCGAGCAGGCAGCGGCAGGCAATGCGGATAGGCTTGGCTGA
- a CDS encoding lytic transglycosylase domain-containing protein, with protein sequence MRLPALAGLLAVALVGSAALLPSHADDDAPPGGYPSWQDVQNAKKSEAGKAAEVTRINGLLGGLQAEAEALGNAAVTSAAEYAKAEAALQAATSTVDALTAQTARAAAELGQYKKEIGALAAQSYKTGGTNMGFFVALDAVQNNSIHGLNIVQIVSDKTAALVNKSAGAERISRALADQEQAARAERERLSGEARTKLDAAQSAQQAMSRQIAEQQEHGQELTAQLASLKGTTAAVEGEFRQGQVALAAYETAQAAKRAAAQDQARQQAEAAAKAAALAAAQKPVPAPPALPGVPAPPPVPSPTPVPPPAVVVPSVPGGAVNDPAGAKNYAAGQLGAYGWGQDQFPCLASLWTKESNWLTTATNPYSGAYGIAQSLPASKYASAGSDWLTSYRTQVNWGLSYIADRYGSPCGAWNHSVANNWY encoded by the coding sequence ATGCGGCTGCCCGCCCTCGCCGGCCTGCTGGCGGTCGCCCTGGTGGGGTCGGCTGCGCTGCTTCCCTCGCATGCCGACGACGACGCGCCGCCCGGCGGGTATCCCTCGTGGCAAGACGTGCAGAACGCCAAGAAAAGCGAGGCCGGCAAAGCGGCAGAAGTCACCAGGATCAACGGGCTGCTGGGCGGACTCCAGGCTGAAGCAGAGGCGCTGGGCAATGCGGCCGTAACGTCCGCCGCGGAGTACGCCAAGGCCGAAGCGGCACTTCAGGCCGCCACTTCCACTGTGGACGCACTCACGGCCCAGACGGCACGCGCCGCGGCCGAACTGGGACAATACAAGAAGGAAATCGGTGCTCTGGCGGCCCAATCGTACAAGACCGGTGGAACCAACATGGGTTTCTTCGTTGCCCTCGACGCCGTGCAGAACAACAGCATCCACGGCCTGAATATCGTCCAGATCGTCAGCGATAAGACTGCGGCCCTGGTCAACAAATCTGCAGGCGCCGAACGCATTTCCCGTGCCCTGGCCGATCAGGAGCAGGCGGCCAGGGCCGAGCGCGAGCGCCTGTCCGGCGAGGCCAGAACCAAGCTCGACGCCGCCCAATCCGCCCAGCAGGCCATGTCCCGGCAGATCGCGGAGCAGCAGGAGCACGGCCAGGAACTGACCGCGCAGCTGGCCTCCCTCAAAGGGACCACGGCTGCGGTGGAGGGGGAGTTCCGGCAGGGCCAGGTGGCATTGGCCGCGTATGAAACGGCGCAGGCCGCCAAGCGGGCCGCGGCGCAGGACCAGGCACGCCAACAGGCGGAGGCGGCAGCCAAGGCGGCGGCCCTTGCCGCTGCGCAGAAACCGGTTCCGGCCCCACCTGCTTTACCCGGCGTGCCCGCCCCGCCTCCAGTCCCGAGCCCGACGCCGGTCCCGCCGCCCGCCGTCGTCGTGCCTTCCGTTCCGGGAGGCGCTGTCAACGACCCCGCGGGCGCCAAGAACTACGCGGCCGGGCAGCTCGGCGCCTACGGCTGGGGCCAGGACCAGTTTCCGTGCCTGGCGTCGCTGTGGACCAAGGAGTCGAACTGGCTGACCACCGCCACCAACCCGTACTCGGGCGCATACGGGATCGCCCAGTCGCTGCCGGCCAGCAAGTATGCCAGCGCCGGCAGCGACTGGCTCACGAGCTACCGGACCCAGGTCAATTGGGGCCTGTCCTATATCGCTGACCGCTACGGGTCACCGTGCGGCGCGTGGAACCATTCCGTGGCCAACAACTGGTACTGA
- a CDS encoding cupin domain-containing protein, whose translation MPTNVVTTLAVKSHNTPDEKRRPDKTEVDVVNLGDYTVGRFTFSPGWRWSDCIKPVVQTESCQNNHVGYCVSGALNVETTNGTRISISAGDSYTIPPGHDAWVDGDEAFVGIEFLSAAVFAKAPGT comes from the coding sequence ATGCCTACCAACGTCGTCACCACACTGGCAGTCAAATCCCACAACACGCCGGATGAGAAGCGCCGCCCGGACAAAACCGAAGTGGACGTAGTCAACCTCGGCGACTACACCGTTGGCCGGTTCACGTTCAGTCCCGGCTGGCGCTGGTCGGACTGCATCAAGCCGGTGGTCCAGACCGAGTCCTGCCAGAACAACCACGTCGGATACTGCGTTTCCGGGGCACTCAACGTCGAGACCACCAACGGCACCCGGATCAGCATCAGCGCCGGCGACTCCTACACCATTCCGCCCGGACATGACGCCTGGGTGGACGGCGACGAAGCCTTCGTCGGCATTGAATTCCTCAGCGCCGCGGTATTCGCCAAGGCACCGGGAACGTGA
- a CDS encoding SulP family inorganic anion transporter gives MAGAVLSAALVPAGMAYAEASGLPAVNGLYASVVPMIFYAVFGPSRVVIVGPDSALAPMIAAAILPLAGQDPEKAVTMAGVLAILIGLFLIAGRVLKLGFVTGLLSRPIRVGYLNGIALAVTVSQLPRLLGIDVSADGLFERLTSLADAVLSGGINPVALAVGAGSLAVIIAGRFLPWQVPSVLFAVAGSIAVVAALGLAGQLPMVGALPQGLPAPALGGIGMDEVLSLVGPAAGIALIAFADTSTLSKSLAARRGARVNGNEEMGALGIANVATGVLGGFPVSGSSSRTPIVLDAGAKTQLSGVVAALLVVLFMVAAPGVTAFLPTATLAAVVIVAASSLVDVRTLVRLVRMSRLEALLLVVTFLGVAFVGVLPGIAVAIGLSLLAFVQRAWDPYRTELASVADVPGFHDLDRHPEGRRVEGLVIARFDAPLFFANGEVFAEHIHGLVDAAPWPVKWVIVAAEPITGLDTTALDELIQLDDELAQDGISLVFAEMKGPIKDRLIRFGASARFTEDHFFPTLRNAVHSYKSITGAE, from the coding sequence GTGGCCGGTGCCGTCTTGAGTGCAGCCCTGGTGCCGGCAGGGATGGCGTACGCCGAGGCCAGCGGGCTTCCTGCAGTGAACGGGCTGTACGCCTCCGTGGTGCCCATGATCTTCTATGCCGTGTTCGGGCCATCCCGGGTTGTCATTGTGGGGCCGGACTCGGCGCTGGCCCCCATGATCGCGGCCGCCATCCTTCCGCTGGCCGGGCAGGATCCGGAGAAGGCGGTGACCATGGCCGGCGTGCTGGCCATCCTGATCGGCCTTTTCCTGATCGCGGGCAGGGTCCTCAAGTTGGGGTTTGTGACGGGATTGCTGTCCCGGCCCATTCGCGTCGGATACCTGAACGGCATCGCGTTGGCGGTGACCGTCAGTCAGCTTCCGCGGCTGCTGGGGATAGATGTCTCGGCCGATGGCCTCTTTGAGCGCCTCACGTCCCTGGCGGACGCCGTCCTCAGCGGCGGTATCAATCCCGTCGCGCTAGCTGTGGGCGCAGGCAGCCTTGCTGTCATTATTGCCGGGCGCTTTCTTCCGTGGCAGGTGCCCAGCGTGTTGTTTGCCGTGGCAGGTTCCATCGCCGTTGTGGCCGCCCTGGGCCTGGCCGGACAGCTGCCCATGGTGGGCGCACTGCCGCAAGGGCTCCCGGCGCCCGCGCTGGGCGGCATCGGCATGGACGAGGTCCTGTCGCTCGTGGGCCCTGCAGCAGGCATCGCGCTGATTGCTTTTGCGGACACCTCCACCTTGTCCAAGAGCCTCGCAGCGCGCCGCGGAGCGAGGGTCAACGGCAATGAGGAAATGGGGGCCTTGGGCATCGCCAACGTGGCAACCGGGGTGCTGGGCGGCTTTCCGGTGAGCGGAAGTTCCTCCCGCACCCCGATTGTGCTCGACGCCGGGGCGAAGACGCAGCTCAGCGGTGTGGTGGCAGCCTTGCTCGTGGTCCTTTTTATGGTCGCCGCACCGGGGGTGACGGCTTTCCTTCCCACCGCCACGCTCGCCGCCGTGGTGATCGTGGCGGCGTCTTCGCTGGTTGACGTGCGAACGCTCGTGCGCCTCGTCAGGATGAGCCGGCTGGAGGCCCTCCTCCTGGTGGTTACATTCCTCGGCGTCGCCTTTGTAGGGGTCCTACCGGGAATTGCCGTGGCCATTGGACTGTCCCTTCTGGCCTTTGTCCAGCGCGCCTGGGATCCCTACCGCACTGAGCTGGCCAGCGTGGCGGACGTTCCGGGCTTCCATGACCTGGACCGGCATCCCGAAGGCCGGCGGGTGGAGGGCCTGGTGATTGCCCGTTTCGATGCACCGTTGTTCTTTGCCAACGGGGAAGTGTTCGCCGAGCACATCCACGGCCTGGTGGACGCTGCGCCCTGGCCGGTGAAATGGGTCATTGTGGCAGCCGAGCCGATCACAGGCCTTGATACGACAGCGCTGGATGAGCTCATTCAGCTCGACGATGAACTGGCGCAGGACGGTATCAGCTTGGTCTTCGCAGAAATGAAGGGACCGATCAAGGACCGCCTGATCCGGTTCGGGGCGAGCGCACGGTTCACAGAAGACCATTTCTTCCCCACTCTGCGCAATGCGGTACACAGCTACAAAAGCATTACCGGCGCCGAATAG
- a CDS encoding DNA alkylation repair protein gives MNGRVQDAAGFIDATLQNEGAWYRAEDVEARVGGVLGSYGSSVGAVRGTVRDAGRKFKDLGHDEVTALASLLWGRPGPGRRPVYERRLAAVVLLQSRVALLRHSDLTRLEGFIRTAQTGELVAPLIADVVVPLLQGLGESGRQRADVVIARWHQDPDDSLRHAARLIASQGPDLQRISGNRDAERD, from the coding sequence GTGAACGGGCGTGTGCAGGACGCTGCCGGCTTCATCGATGCCACCCTGCAGAATGAGGGCGCCTGGTACCGGGCGGAGGACGTGGAGGCCCGGGTGGGCGGGGTCCTGGGTTCCTACGGATCGTCAGTGGGAGCCGTACGCGGCACCGTCCGCGACGCCGGCAGGAAGTTCAAGGATCTTGGCCACGATGAGGTGACCGCTTTGGCATCCCTCCTCTGGGGCCGGCCCGGTCCCGGCAGGCGGCCGGTCTATGAGAGGCGGCTCGCCGCCGTGGTGCTGCTGCAGTCCCGGGTTGCCCTTCTTCGCCACTCTGACCTGACCCGGCTGGAGGGCTTCATCAGAACCGCGCAGACCGGTGAGCTGGTGGCCCCCCTGATTGCCGACGTTGTGGTTCCGTTGCTGCAGGGACTGGGCGAAAGCGGCCGCCAGCGCGCCGACGTCGTCATCGCCCGCTGGCACCAGGACCCCGACGATTCGCTTCGCCACGCTGCCCGGCTCATCGCGTCTCAGGGACCCGACCTGCAGCGCATTTCCGGGAACCGCGACGCGGAACGCGACTGA
- a CDS encoding DUF1918 domain-containing protein: MEAAQGDRIIVRGRTVGSSDRHGVIVEVRGQEGHPPYLVRFDDGHETVMYPGGDFAIERGHAGQAG, from the coding sequence ATGGAGGCAGCGCAGGGCGACAGGATTATCGTCCGGGGGAGGACCGTCGGATCTTCGGATCGGCACGGCGTGATCGTGGAAGTCCGTGGTCAGGAAGGTCATCCGCCCTACCTGGTCAGGTTCGACGACGGACACGAAACCGTTATGTACCCGGGCGGTGATTTCGCCATCGAACGCGGTCACGCGGGGCAGGCCGGCTGA
- a CDS encoding TraR/DksA C4-type zinc finger protein, which translates to MPDFERFRVLLEEERTRKLALLPALRADISSANAARQDSNVDDEHDPEGSTIAFELSQASALLKQSSAGLDQVDAALARIAAGTYGTCAVCGDPIAEGRLEARPSTPFCILHAAAGRQGR; encoded by the coding sequence ATGCCCGATTTTGAACGGTTCCGGGTTCTGCTGGAAGAAGAGCGCACCCGGAAACTCGCGCTCCTCCCCGCCCTCCGTGCGGACATTTCGTCGGCCAACGCCGCCCGCCAGGATTCCAACGTGGATGACGAGCACGACCCCGAGGGTTCCACCATTGCGTTCGAGCTGTCGCAGGCCTCGGCGCTCCTGAAGCAGAGCAGTGCGGGACTTGACCAGGTGGACGCGGCCCTGGCGCGGATTGCGGCGGGCACCTACGGCACGTGCGCCGTGTGCGGGGACCCCATCGCGGAGGGACGGCTCGAAGCCCGCCCGTCGACGCCGTTCTGCATCCTCCACGCCGCCGCCGGCCGGCAGGGACGGTAG
- a CDS encoding endonuclease/exonuclease/phosphatase family protein, with protein sequence MRVISYNLRKHQASGELVDLAQNFGVDALCLQECDTSDLPDTLGPLQLADSTKGNRLGLAIYYRPDRFTAHGTKTFALKKSLHDMVLAPAHERLIGTRVRDNETDHELVIASFHAAPLTATNSLRRNQIHAAHAELLGMGTGLMTLMVGDFNYPFFTKNLNEHMKNTGYELSLSDRRTYTRYKVFKGHFDFATSLGLNIENVETLPRGASDHLPILVTAEYGQDSTPFQEPPAS encoded by the coding sequence ATACGCGTCATTAGCTACAACCTCCGCAAGCACCAGGCCAGTGGGGAACTGGTTGATCTTGCCCAGAACTTCGGCGTCGATGCCCTGTGCCTCCAGGAGTGTGACACCTCGGACTTGCCGGACACGCTGGGTCCGTTGCAGCTCGCCGACTCCACCAAGGGCAACCGCCTTGGGCTGGCCATTTACTACCGGCCTGACCGGTTCACGGCCCACGGCACCAAGACCTTCGCGCTCAAAAAGTCCCTGCACGACATGGTCCTGGCGCCCGCCCATGAGCGCCTCATCGGCACGCGCGTGCGGGACAACGAGACCGATCACGAACTGGTTATCGCCTCGTTCCACGCCGCTCCGCTGACCGCCACCAACTCGCTGCGGCGCAACCAGATCCACGCGGCCCACGCGGAACTCCTGGGTATGGGCACCGGCCTTATGACTCTGATGGTGGGTGACTTCAACTACCCCTTCTTCACCAAGAACCTCAACGAACACATGAAGAACACCGGCTACGAACTCTCCCTCAGCGACCGCAGGACCTACACCCGCTACAAAGTATTCAAGGGCCACTTCGACTTTGCCACGTCCCTGGGACTGAACATCGAGAATGTGGAAACCCTGCCCCGCGGCGCCTCCGACCACCTGCCGATCCTGGTGACCGCCGAATACGGCCAGGATTCGACGCCGTTCCAGGAGCCCCCCGCGTCCTGA
- a CDS encoding thioesterase family protein gives MTSALPELADGDFYYQALGGGRFRSTIHAQGAWNEHEQHMAPASGLMVDSLERHEPRDDMRMARLSYEILGLIPGGGFHIETTTLRPGRTIELLQAELVANGRVAIRATAWRMITSDTAAVAAVEDSGIPAPDECKPLDGPAIWPGGYIRSLEMRVAEGHRPGAGIVWLRTQHPLTDKADSGDLARLMGLVDTANGIAARVPPGKGSYAFPNLDLQIHMYRRPGGEWLGLDNAVSFGTDGIGLTSTVLHDLQGPFGRAEQILTLRRT, from the coding sequence TTGACTTCTGCACTCCCGGAACTGGCCGACGGCGATTTCTACTACCAGGCGCTGGGTGGCGGCCGATTCCGCTCCACCATCCACGCCCAGGGGGCCTGGAACGAGCACGAACAGCACATGGCGCCGGCTTCCGGCCTGATGGTGGACAGCCTGGAGCGCCACGAGCCGCGGGACGACATGCGGATGGCCCGGCTGAGCTACGAGATCCTGGGCCTGATCCCGGGTGGCGGGTTCCACATCGAAACCACCACACTGCGCCCGGGCCGGACCATCGAGCTCCTGCAGGCAGAACTGGTTGCCAACGGCCGGGTGGCCATCCGCGCCACCGCGTGGCGGATGATCACCAGCGACACTGCCGCGGTTGCCGCCGTCGAGGACTCCGGCATTCCGGCGCCGGATGAATGCAAGCCGCTCGACGGCCCTGCCATCTGGCCAGGCGGCTACATCCGGTCCCTGGAGATGCGCGTTGCCGAGGGCCACCGGCCCGGCGCGGGCATCGTCTGGCTCCGCACCCAGCACCCCCTGACAGACAAAGCCGACAGCGGCGACCTGGCCCGCCTGATGGGACTCGTTGACACAGCCAACGGGATCGCGGCCAGGGTCCCGCCGGGCAAAGGCAGCTATGCCTTCCCCAACCTGGACCTGCAGATCCACATGTACCGCAGGCCCGGGGGCGAATGGCTGGGCCTGGACAACGCCGTCTCCTTCGGAACTGACGGGATTGGCCTCACGTCCACCGTCCTGCACGATCTCCAGGGCCCCTTCGGCCGCGCCGAACAGATCCTGACGCTGCGCAGGACCTGA
- a CDS encoding NUDIX domain-containing protein, with product MDHSLAATSPDANLTIPPVRTGPRDPGDAWVEGGGGKFWGRFGAAGVLAYDPGKGVLLQHRALWSHNGGTWGLPGGALHQGEDAVTGALREAHEEAAVPAADVSVLFTSVLDFGYWSYTTVVVLVTAPFEPVINDPESLELQWVPLDEVDAKELHPGFSKSWPDLRTRMLEGRD from the coding sequence ATGGATCACTCCTTGGCTGCCACGTCCCCTGACGCGAACCTCACGATTCCGCCGGTCCGCACCGGTCCGCGGGACCCCGGTGACGCCTGGGTGGAGGGCGGCGGCGGCAAGTTCTGGGGCAGGTTCGGTGCCGCCGGCGTGCTGGCTTATGACCCCGGCAAGGGCGTTCTCCTGCAGCACCGCGCGCTGTGGAGCCATAACGGTGGTACCTGGGGACTGCCCGGCGGAGCATTGCACCAGGGCGAGGACGCAGTCACCGGGGCCCTCCGCGAGGCGCACGAGGAAGCCGCGGTACCGGCCGCGGATGTGAGCGTCCTCTTCACGTCTGTGCTGGACTTCGGCTACTGGTCCTACACCACCGTTGTAGTGCTGGTGACCGCGCCTTTTGAGCCCGTAATCAACGATCCGGAAAGCCTCGAACTCCAGTGGGTTCCGTTGGACGAGGTGGACGCGAAAGAGCTCCATCCCGGTTTCTCAAAATCGTGGCCGGACCTGCGGACGCGCATGCTGGAAGGGCGAGATTAG
- a CDS encoding YdiU family protein: MSTAIPLTLTFGGRFARELGELAVPWQAEEAPDPQLLVLNEPLATELGFDPSWLRTPEGTRLLIGNQIPDGATPVAQAYAGHQFGGYSPLLGDGRALLLGEVTDIHGQLRDIHLKGSGRTPFARAGDGLAVVGPMLREYIVSQAMHAMAIPTTRSLAVVATGRPVRRETMLPGAVLTRVASSHLRVGSFQFARVNGETDLLRRLADHAISRHYPDAALADKPYLAFFEAVIAAQASLVAQWMLVGFVHGVMNTDNMAISGETIDYGPCAFMDAFNPGAVYSSIDADGRYAYANQPVIAEWNLTRLAEALLPLLHEDQDQAVALAVESLGGFRALYSAAWSAGMKSKLGLRPDTHDDVASSLVDGVLALLQEGQVDYTSFFRSLGSAARGTPETARSMFANPEAFDAWAARWLALAPDADLMDRVNPVYIPRNHLVEEALDSAIAGDLDPFNRLVDVLADPYTQRPGLERYAGPAPEDFGSYRTFCGT, from the coding sequence ATGAGCACCGCAATCCCACTAACGCTCACCTTCGGCGGGCGTTTCGCCCGCGAACTCGGGGAGCTGGCGGTTCCCTGGCAGGCGGAGGAAGCACCTGACCCGCAGCTGCTGGTCCTGAACGAGCCGTTGGCCACCGAGCTGGGCTTCGACCCGTCCTGGCTGCGGACGCCCGAGGGGACGCGGCTGCTCATCGGCAACCAGATTCCTGACGGTGCCACACCCGTGGCCCAGGCCTATGCCGGCCACCAGTTCGGCGGCTACTCACCCCTGCTCGGCGACGGGCGGGCCCTCCTGCTGGGGGAGGTCACGGACATCCACGGGCAGCTTCGGGACATCCACCTCAAGGGCTCCGGCCGGACACCGTTCGCCCGCGCGGGTGACGGTCTCGCCGTCGTCGGTCCCATGCTGCGCGAGTACATCGTCAGCCAAGCCATGCACGCCATGGCCATCCCCACCACGAGGTCCCTCGCCGTGGTGGCCACGGGCCGGCCCGTCCGCCGCGAAACCATGCTGCCCGGGGCCGTGCTCACCCGGGTGGCCAGCAGCCACCTGCGGGTCGGCAGCTTCCAGTTCGCCCGCGTCAACGGCGAGACGGACCTTCTGCGCCGTCTGGCGGATCATGCCATCAGCCGCCATTACCCGGACGCGGCGCTCGCCGACAAGCCCTATCTCGCGTTCTTCGAGGCGGTCATAGCCGCGCAGGCGTCCCTGGTGGCGCAATGGATGCTGGTGGGCTTCGTCCATGGCGTGATGAACACCGACAACATGGCCATCTCCGGCGAGACCATCGACTACGGTCCCTGCGCTTTTATGGACGCCTTCAACCCCGGCGCGGTCTACAGCTCCATCGACGCGGACGGACGCTACGCCTACGCCAACCAGCCGGTCATCGCCGAATGGAACCTCACCCGGCTCGCTGAAGCACTCCTGCCCCTGCTCCATGAAGACCAGGACCAGGCCGTGGCGCTCGCCGTTGAATCCCTCGGCGGCTTCCGCGCCCTGTACAGCGCTGCCTGGTCAGCAGGCATGAAGTCCAAGCTTGGGCTGCGCCCGGACACGCACGACGACGTCGCGTCGTCCCTGGTGGACGGCGTGCTGGCGCTGCTCCAGGAAGGCCAGGTGGATTACACCTCCTTCTTCCGGAGCCTCGGCTCGGCGGCCCGCGGTACGCCGGAAACTGCGCGGTCCATGTTTGCGAACCCCGAAGCCTTCGACGCCTGGGCCGCGCGGTGGCTGGCCCTGGCGCCGGACGCGGACCTGATGGACCGGGTCAACCCCGTCTACATCCCCAGGAACCACCTGGTTGAAGAGGCTCTGGACTCGGCTATCGCCGGCGACCTGGACCCATTCAACCGGTTGGTGGACGTCCTGGCCGATCCGTACACGCAGCGCCCCGGGCTGGAACGCTACGCCGGCCCCGCCCCTGAAGACTTCGGGAGCTATCGGACCTTCTGCGGGACCTGA
- a CDS encoding LysM peptidoglycan-binding domain-containing protein, whose product MSKNSAAARLRAVPARSTVLIGLATAAKTHPLTFGRPALVAVAASGLLFSIGVPAQAGVHGPDNSGTANTQVQTSAAAAAPAAVASTSAAAAPAAANVHTVVSGDTLGQISAANGVPLNDVLAANGLSLTSIIYPGDQILIPGAGYTAPAPAASPAPAPASPTNTGIRLASTSAPAAQAPAGSLGAAILASANSQLGIQQDCTAMVEKALRSVGKSVGDLAPGQFFQYGPVVGTPAAGDLVITAGHVGVYAGNGQVVSGGVDGYKTEVHSISWLAGASFVRVA is encoded by the coding sequence GTGTCCAAGAATTCCGCTGCCGCACGCCTTCGTGCGGTTCCTGCCCGCTCTACCGTCCTCATTGGCCTGGCCACTGCGGCCAAAACACACCCTCTGACGTTTGGCCGGCCGGCCCTGGTGGCTGTTGCTGCATCCGGCCTGCTGTTCAGCATTGGCGTCCCGGCTCAGGCCGGCGTCCACGGCCCGGACAACTCCGGGACTGCCAACACTCAGGTCCAGACCAGTGCGGCGGCAGCGGCTCCGGCCGCTGTTGCTTCGACTTCCGCTGCAGCAGCCCCCGCCGCGGCCAACGTCCACACCGTCGTTTCGGGTGACACGCTGGGCCAGATTTCCGCCGCCAACGGCGTCCCGCTCAACGACGTCCTTGCCGCCAACGGACTCTCGCTGACCAGCATCATCTACCCCGGCGACCAGATCCTGATCCCTGGTGCCGGCTACACCGCACCGGCTCCCGCAGCGTCTCCCGCACCGGCGCCGGCCTCCCCCACCAACACCGGCATAAGGCTGGCCTCAACGTCCGCACCGGCGGCACAGGCTCCGGCCGGCTCGCTCGGCGCGGCCATCCTGGCTTCCGCCAACTCCCAGCTCGGCATCCAGCAGGACTGCACCGCCATGGTGGAGAAGGCGCTGCGCTCGGTGGGTAAAAGCGTGGGTGACCTGGCTCCCGGCCAGTTCTTCCAGTACGGCCCGGTGGTGGGCACACCGGCCGCAGGGGACCTGGTCATCACGGCCGGCCATGTGGGCGTCTACGCCGGCAACGGCCAGGTTGTCAGTGGCGGGGTGGACGGTTACAAAACCGAAGTGCACTCCATCAGCTGGCTCGCCGGAGCGTCCTTCGTCCGCGTAGCGTGA